The following coding sequences are from one Natrarchaeobaculum sulfurireducens window:
- the mch gene encoding methenyltetrahydromethanopterin cyclohydrolase, with amino-acid sequence MESLNRMAIELVDEALEYAEELTIGGYDLENDATVLDFGLEFDGGFEAGLLLTEIQTAGLATPSRYLGTVGGAPIPYVELSTDQPALSLLCSQKASWELTTEDFEGLGSGPARALVAREEEFRRVGYTDAFDLTALAVETEQDPTASAAEQVAQLAEVETSSVFLLAYRTSSLVGSVTNAARAAELATFRLAELGYDPVDIVSATGRAPVAPVAGDEQTAIARTNDAIAYGGTAHLTVRADDDVFDAVPSTAADEHGRPFEAIFDDVDWEFADVPSDLFAPAKVAVDVVGGPTYVYGETDEDLLVESFDL; translated from the coding sequence ATGGAAAGTCTCAACCGGATGGCGATCGAGCTGGTCGACGAGGCCCTCGAGTACGCCGAGGAGCTAACCATCGGCGGCTATGACCTCGAGAACGACGCGACAGTACTGGACTTTGGGCTGGAGTTCGACGGCGGGTTCGAGGCTGGACTGTTGTTGACGGAGATCCAGACCGCTGGACTCGCGACGCCGAGTCGATACCTCGGGACGGTCGGGGGCGCGCCAATCCCGTACGTCGAACTGTCGACCGACCAGCCCGCGCTCTCGTTGCTGTGTTCACAGAAAGCCAGTTGGGAGCTTACGACCGAGGATTTCGAGGGGCTTGGCAGCGGGCCAGCGAGAGCGCTGGTCGCTCGAGAAGAGGAGTTTCGCCGGGTTGGCTACACGGACGCGTTCGACCTGACGGCGCTTGCGGTCGAGACGGAGCAGGACCCGACCGCGTCCGCCGCCGAACAGGTCGCCCAGCTCGCAGAGGTCGAGACGAGCAGCGTCTTCTTGCTCGCCTACCGAACGTCGAGTCTCGTCGGCAGCGTTACGAACGCCGCCCGCGCGGCCGAACTGGCGACGTTCCGGCTGGCCGAACTGGGCTACGACCCGGTTGACATCGTCTCCGCGACCGGTCGGGCACCGGTAGCACCCGTCGCCGGTGACGAACAGACTGCAATCGCCCGGACGAACGATGCGATCGCCTACGGCGGGACGGCCCACCTGACCGTTCGGGCGGACGACGACGTCTTCGATGCGGTCCCATCGACGGCAGCCGACGAGCACGGCCGGCCGTTCGAGGCGATCTTCGACGACGTCGACTGGGAGTTCGCGGACGTCCCGTCCGATCTCTTCGCGCCCGCGAAGGTGGCGGTCGACGTGGTCGGCGGCCCGACGTACGTCTACGGCGAGACCGACGAGGACCTGCTCGTCGAGTCGTTCGACCTGTAG
- a CDS encoding NADP-dependent malic enzyme — protein MGIDEDALEYHRTDPPGKIEISTTKPTNTQRDLSLAYSPGVAAPCLEIDDDETEAYTYTAKGNLVGVVSNGTAVLGLGDIGAQASKPVMEGKGVLFKRFADIDVFDVELDEDDPHKVVEACKMMEPTFGGINLEDIKAPECFTIEERLREEIDIPVFHDDQHGTAIISGAALLNAADIAEKDLEDLEIVFSGAGASAIATAKFYVSLGCREENITMCDSTGIITEARAERGEVNEYKRQFAQDGPEGDLADAMEGADVFVGLSIGGIVSQEMIQSMGDNPIVFAMANPDPEIGYEEAKTARDDDVIMATGRSDYPNQVNNVLGFPFIFRGALDVRATEINEEMKVACAEALAELAREDVPDAVVKAYGDEPLQFGPDYIIPKPVDPRVLFRVAPSIAEAAMDSGAARTEIDLEEYEEELEARLGKSREMMRVILNKAKSDPKTVALAEGENEKMIRAAYQLQEQGIALPILIGDESEIRQTAANLGLDFEPRVADPAVGDYEAYAERLHELRQRKGITRTEAGELIERDSNYFGSIMVEQGDADALLTGLSYHYPSALRPPLQVIGTADDVDYAAGVYLLTFKNRVIFVADATVNQAPDEEVLAEVTKQTGKLARRFDVEPRAALLSYSNFGSVDNEGTRKPRRAASMLQDDPEVDFPVDGEMQADTAVVDDILEGTYGFSELEEPANVLVFPNLESGNIGYKLLQRLGGAEAVGPMLVGMDEPVHVLQRGDEVKDIVNLAAVAVVDAQKK, from the coding sequence ATGGGAATAGACGAGGACGCACTAGAGTACCACCGGACGGATCCACCCGGAAAGATCGAAATATCGACGACGAAGCCGACGAACACCCAGCGAGACCTCTCGCTCGCGTACTCGCCGGGCGTCGCAGCACCCTGTCTCGAGATCGACGACGACGAGACGGAAGCGTACACGTACACCGCCAAAGGGAATCTCGTCGGTGTCGTCTCGAACGGAACAGCCGTCCTCGGACTCGGTGACATCGGCGCGCAGGCCTCGAAGCCGGTTATGGAGGGGAAAGGCGTCCTGTTCAAGCGATTCGCCGACATCGACGTCTTCGACGTAGAACTCGACGAGGACGACCCTCACAAGGTCGTCGAGGCCTGTAAGATGATGGAGCCGACGTTCGGCGGGATCAACTTAGAGGACATCAAAGCCCCCGAGTGTTTCACCATCGAGGAGCGACTGCGCGAGGAGATCGACATTCCCGTCTTCCACGACGATCAACACGGGACAGCGATCATCTCCGGTGCGGCACTGCTCAACGCCGCCGATATCGCCGAAAAAGACCTCGAGGACCTCGAGATCGTCTTCTCCGGTGCGGGTGCGAGTGCAATCGCGACGGCGAAGTTCTACGTCTCGCTTGGTTGCCGAGAAGAGAACATCACGATGTGTGACTCCACGGGGATCATCACGGAAGCCCGCGCCGAACGCGGCGAGGTCAACGAGTACAAACGCCAGTTTGCCCAGGACGGCCCCGAGGGCGACCTCGCGGACGCGATGGAAGGCGCAGACGTCTTCGTCGGTCTCTCGATCGGCGGCATCGTCTCCCAGGAGATGATCCAGTCGATGGGAGACAATCCGATCGTCTTCGCGATGGCCAACCCCGACCCCGAGATCGGCTACGAGGAAGCCAAAACGGCTCGCGACGACGACGTAATCATGGCGACCGGCCGCTCTGATTACCCCAATCAGGTCAACAACGTCCTCGGCTTCCCGTTTATCTTCCGTGGTGCACTCGACGTCCGGGCAACCGAGATCAACGAGGAGATGAAAGTCGCCTGCGCCGAAGCGCTCGCCGAACTCGCCCGCGAGGACGTTCCCGACGCCGTCGTCAAAGCCTACGGCGACGAACCCCTCCAGTTCGGCCCCGACTACATTATCCCGAAGCCCGTCGACCCGCGCGTGCTGTTCCGGGTCGCGCCGTCGATTGCCGAAGCCGCGATGGACTCCGGTGCCGCCCGAACCGAGATCGACCTCGAGGAGTACGAAGAAGAACTCGAGGCCAGACTCGGCAAGTCCCGCGAGATGATGCGGGTCATCCTCAACAAGGCGAAAAGCGACCCCAAGACGGTCGCGCTTGCGGAGGGCGAAAACGAGAAGATGATCCGGGCGGCCTACCAGCTTCAGGAACAGGGCATCGCGTTGCCGATTCTCATCGGCGACGAAAGCGAGATTCGCCAGACCGCTGCGAACCTCGGTCTCGACTTCGAGCCCCGTGTCGCGGATCCGGCTGTCGGCGACTACGAGGCCTACGCCGAACGGCTCCACGAACTCAGACAGCGAAAGGGGATCACCCGAACCGAGGCGGGCGAACTCATCGAACGCGACTCGAACTACTTCGGGAGCATCATGGTCGAGCAGGGCGACGCCGACGCGCTCCTGACGGGGCTGTCGTATCACTACCCGTCCGCGCTGCGGCCGCCGTTGCAGGTCATCGGCACCGCAGACGACGTCGACTACGCCGCTGGCGTCTACCTGCTGACGTTCAAAAACCGCGTGATCTTCGTCGCAGACGCGACGGTCAATCAGGCCCCAGACGAGGAGGTCCTCGCCGAAGTGACGAAACAGACCGGCAAACTCGCCCGCCGGTTCGACGTCGAGCCACGTGCGGCATTGCTGTCGTACTCGAACTTCGGCAGCGTCGACAACGAAGGCACTCGCAAGCCCCGGCGTGCCGCAAGTATGCTGCAAGACGACCCCGAAGTCGACTTCCCCGTCGATGGTGAGATGCAAGCCGACACGGCCGTCGTCGATGACATCCTCGAGGGTACGTACGGCTTTTCGGAACTCGAGGAGCCGGCGAACGTGCTTGTCTTCCCGAACCTCGAGTCGGGCAACATCGGCTACAAGCTGCTCCAGCGACTCGGTGGTGCCGAGGCCGTCGGCCCGATGCTCGTCGGGATGGACGAGCCAGTTCACGTCCTCCAGCGCGGCGACGAGGTCAAAGACATCGTCAACCTCGCCGCCGTCGCGGTCGTCGACGCACAGAAAAAATAG
- a CDS encoding cryptochrome/photolyase family protein, with the protein MYHPTVGDSPTYEVGDDEVPWLLGTQLTKQWGPLARAPDGARVLLIEAHGFARRLPYHHHKLTLVFSAMRRFRGRLTEAGYDVIYLEAETFGEALSTFFTDYPETTLVAMRSPSYGSERRFETLVEEAGGECRFVENEGFLSTRAAFDEWADGDDGFTHERFYRWMRRETGILMDDDEPVGGAWNYDEENRKVPPADWDVPPAPTFESDPVTERTAAWVSTEFDTWGRSEDFAWPVTRRQAAIALRHFLEHRLPTFGPYQDAIREDDWAMSHALLSPAVNLGLLHPLEVIEAVEEAFETRPEVGLASAEGCIRQLLGWREFVRHVYRHSMPELATANQLEATHELPDAYWTGETSMACLGGAVDDVHARGYAHHIQRLMVLANFATLWGVEPSQLNEWFHATFVDAYHWVTTPNVVEMGQYGHGIFATKPYVSSANYVDKMSDYCAGCPYDEDATTGEDACPFNTLYWDFLARNEDDLRSNHRMAMLYSHVDRKREADDLEAIRDRVTELRQLADGGKL; encoded by the coding sequence ATGTACCACCCCACAGTCGGTGACTCACCGACGTACGAGGTCGGTGACGACGAGGTTCCCTGGCTGCTCGGAACCCAACTAACGAAGCAATGGGGTCCGCTGGCTCGTGCCCCCGATGGCGCTCGTGTACTGCTAATCGAGGCCCACGGCTTCGCTCGCCGCTTGCCGTATCACCATCACAAACTCACGCTGGTCTTTTCGGCGATGCGGCGGTTTCGCGGCCGACTAACGGAGGCAGGCTACGACGTGATCTATCTCGAGGCCGAGACCTTCGGCGAGGCGCTGTCGACGTTCTTTACGGACTATCCGGAGACGACGCTGGTGGCGATGCGCTCGCCGAGCTACGGCTCGGAACGCCGGTTCGAGACGCTCGTCGAGGAAGCCGGCGGCGAGTGTCGCTTCGTCGAGAACGAGGGGTTTCTCAGCACGCGGGCGGCGTTCGACGAGTGGGCAGACGGCGACGACGGATTCACCCACGAGCGGTTCTACCGCTGGATGCGCCGCGAGACGGGAATCCTGATGGACGACGACGAGCCCGTCGGTGGGGCCTGGAACTACGACGAGGAGAATCGGAAGGTCCCGCCCGCCGACTGGGACGTCCCGCCGGCCCCCACGTTCGAGTCCGACCCGGTGACGGAACGGACGGCAGCGTGGGTTTCGACGGAGTTCGACACCTGGGGTCGGTCGGAGGACTTCGCCTGGCCCGTCACCCGTCGTCAGGCTGCCATAGCGCTTCGACACTTCCTCGAGCATCGACTCCCGACGTTCGGCCCCTATCAGGACGCGATCCGCGAGGACGACTGGGCGATGAGCCACGCCCTGTTGTCCCCGGCGGTGAACCTCGGGTTGCTCCACCCGCTCGAAGTGATCGAGGCCGTCGAGGAGGCATTCGAGACCCGCCCGGAGGTCGGATTGGCCTCCGCGGAAGGCTGTATCCGCCAACTGCTCGGCTGGCGCGAGTTCGTCCGCCACGTCTACCGCCACTCGATGCCCGAACTGGCGACGGCGAACCAACTCGAGGCGACCCACGAGCTGCCCGACGCCTACTGGACGGGCGAGACGTCGATGGCCTGTCTCGGCGGGGCCGTCGACGACGTCCACGCACGAGGGTATGCCCACCACATCCAGCGGCTGATGGTGCTCGCGAACTTCGCGACGCTGTGGGGTGTCGAGCCCAGCCAGCTCAACGAGTGGTTTCACGCGACGTTCGTCGACGCCTATCACTGGGTAACGACCCCGAACGTGGTGGAGATGGGACAGTACGGCCACGGCATCTTCGCGACCAAACCGTACGTCTCCTCGGCGAACTACGTCGACAAGATGTCCGATTACTGTGCGGGTTGTCCGTACGACGAGGACGCCACAACCGGCGAGGACGCCTGTCCGTTTAACACCCTCTACTGGGACTTCCTCGCGCGAAACGAGGACGACCTCCGATCGAATCACCGGATGGCCATGCTCTACTCACACGTCGACCGCAAGCGGGAGGCGGACGATCTCGAGGCGATTCGCGACCGCGTCACGGAGCTGCGCCAACTGGCTGACGGCGGGAAACTGTGA
- a CDS encoding MFS transporter produces the protein MRWRYRETVLALCTLAFFVTMVGRLAISPVIPDVVETFTVSNATVGLALTGMWLAYGLAQYPSGVLADRHGEKLIILIAVGGSAAAAFAVSITPVFALFFLATVLLGGVAGLHYSVATTLLARTYDNVGTAVGVHNTGATIAGLVTPVAVAAVAVRYGWRPAIAAVAVIGIPAAILFAWKVRPTEPRRPDEPLRERFQLGPVVALLSRPPIAFTLVIAIVGEFAWQGTASFLPTFLIEHRDASTTLAGALFSLYFVVQGVGQIGVGAVSDRVGRDWALAGCMLAGVVGFGLLVTAVDLVAIVVAVTFIGVAMSFGAALMPRFLREFSAEEQNAGFGLVRTVYMIVASMGSVVVGLLADLFGWAVAFGFLGAMLAAVFLALVLNHTLELGY, from the coding sequence ATTCGCTGGCGATACCGGGAGACGGTCCTCGCGCTGTGTACCCTCGCGTTCTTCGTGACGATGGTGGGGCGATTAGCGATCAGTCCCGTTATTCCCGACGTCGTCGAGACGTTTACGGTCTCTAATGCGACCGTCGGGCTCGCGCTTACGGGGATGTGGCTCGCCTACGGCCTCGCCCAGTACCCGAGCGGCGTTCTCGCTGACCGTCACGGCGAGAAGCTGATCATCCTGATCGCCGTCGGTGGCTCGGCGGCGGCCGCGTTCGCCGTCTCGATCACGCCGGTCTTCGCGCTGTTTTTCCTCGCGACGGTTCTCCTCGGCGGGGTCGCGGGGCTGCACTACAGCGTTGCGACGACGCTGCTCGCACGGACCTACGACAACGTCGGGACCGCCGTCGGCGTCCACAACACCGGCGCGACGATCGCCGGACTGGTAACCCCCGTCGCCGTCGCCGCGGTCGCCGTCCGATACGGCTGGCGACCCGCTATCGCTGCGGTCGCCGTCATCGGAATACCAGCCGCGATCCTCTTCGCCTGGAAGGTCAGACCGACCGAGCCGCGTCGCCCCGACGAGCCGCTCCGCGAGCGGTTCCAGCTCGGTCCCGTCGTTGCGCTCCTCTCGAGGCCGCCTATCGCGTTCACGCTCGTCATCGCCATCGTGGGTGAGTTCGCCTGGCAGGGGACGGCATCGTTCCTGCCGACGTTCCTCATCGAACACCGCGACGCGTCGACGACGCTCGCTGGCGCGCTCTTTTCGCTTTACTTCGTCGTCCAGGGTGTCGGTCAGATCGGCGTCGGAGCCGTCTCCGACCGGGTCGGTCGTGACTGGGCGCTCGCCGGCTGTATGCTCGCTGGCGTTGTCGGCTTCGGCCTCCTCGTCACCGCTGTGGATCTCGTCGCAATCGTCGTCGCCGTGACGTTCATCGGCGTCGCCATGAGCTTCGGTGCCGCACTCATGCCGCGGTTTCTGCGAGAGTTCTCCGCCGAAGAGCAAAACGCTGGCTTCGGCCTCGTTCGGACGGTGTACATGATCGTCGCCTCGATGGGATCGGTCGTCGTCGGCCTGCTCGCCGACCTCTTCGGCTGGGCCGTCGCCTTTGGCTTTCTCGGGGCCATGCTCGCCGCCGTCTTCCTCGCGCTGGTGCTCAATCACACGCTCGAGTTAGGGTACTGA
- a CDS encoding GTPBP1 family GTP-binding protein → MSRDRALLERALDRGEQDGGNVEFKERLSRDVHLEGGRRESLAAQLRHRLLSGDGEATYVIGVTDDGGLAGIDPETFSETMDVLSLLAEEAEAHIDDVQTWGIEDGLVGVALVREGGVLETDDEHVVVGTAGHVDHGKSTLVGSLVTGRSDDGDGATRAFLDVQPHEVERGLSADLSYAVYGFDDDGPIHVRNPNRKDDRAAVVEEADRLVSFVDTVGHEPWLRTTIRGLVGQKLDYGLLVVAADDGPTRTTREHLGVLLATELPTIVAITKTDAVTDERVEEVEREVERLLREVEKSPLRVSRHGVDAAIEEIGERVVPVVETSAITMDGLETLDELFDRLPKTSQDTGEFRMYVDRSYSVTGVGAVASGTVMSGEVKAGDELLLGPMPDGRFEEVEVRSIEMHYHRVDQAQAGRIVGIALKGISESAIERGMVLLPRDADPVPVREFEAEVMVLNHPTRIGEGYEPVVHLETIGEAAAFHPEDGRLLPGDTGETTVRFKFRPYLVEEGQKFVFREGRSKGVGTVTDVHPMH, encoded by the coding sequence ATGAGCCGTGACCGGGCTCTCCTCGAGCGAGCCCTGGACCGTGGCGAACAGGACGGTGGCAACGTCGAGTTCAAGGAACGACTCTCACGGGACGTCCACCTCGAGGGTGGACGACGGGAGAGCCTGGCGGCACAACTCAGACATCGACTCTTATCGGGTGACGGCGAGGCGACCTACGTCATCGGAGTCACCGACGACGGTGGCCTCGCCGGAATCGATCCGGAGACGTTTTCGGAGACGATGGACGTCCTCTCGTTGCTCGCCGAAGAGGCCGAGGCACACATCGACGACGTCCAGACGTGGGGCATCGAGGACGGCCTCGTCGGCGTCGCACTGGTCCGGGAGGGAGGCGTCCTCGAGACCGACGACGAACACGTCGTGGTCGGGACGGCGGGCCACGTCGACCACGGCAAGAGCACGCTCGTTGGCTCGCTCGTCACCGGCCGGTCGGACGACGGCGACGGAGCCACTCGAGCGTTCCTCGACGTCCAGCCACACGAAGTCGAACGCGGCCTCTCGGCGGACCTCTCGTATGCCGTCTACGGCTTCGACGACGACGGGCCGATTCACGTCCGAAACCCAAACCGCAAGGACGATCGGGCGGCGGTCGTCGAAGAGGCCGATCGGCTCGTCTCGTTCGTCGACACCGTCGGCCACGAGCCCTGGCTTCGAACGACGATCCGCGGGCTCGTCGGGCAGAAACTCGACTACGGCCTGTTAGTCGTCGCCGCCGACGACGGCCCGACGCGGACGACCCGCGAACACCTCGGCGTGTTGCTCGCGACCGAACTCCCGACGATCGTCGCCATCACGAAGACCGATGCCGTCACCGACGAGCGCGTCGAGGAAGTCGAACGCGAGGTCGAACGACTGCTCCGCGAGGTCGAAAAATCGCCACTTCGCGTCTCCCGCCACGGCGTCGACGCCGCCATCGAGGAGATCGGCGAGCGCGTCGTCCCCGTCGTCGAGACGAGCGCGATCACGATGGATGGCCTCGAGACGCTCGACGAACTGTTCGACCGGCTTCCAAAGACGTCTCAGGACACCGGTGAGTTCCGGATGTACGTCGACCGCAGTTACTCGGTGACCGGCGTCGGCGCAGTCGCCTCGGGGACGGTGATGTCCGGCGAAGTCAAAGCTGGCGACGAACTCCTGCTCGGGCCGATGCCCGACGGCCGGTTCGAGGAGGTCGAAGTGCGTTCGATCGAAATGCACTATCACCGCGTCGACCAGGCCCAGGCCGGACGTATCGTCGGTATCGCCCTCAAAGGGATCAGCGAGAGCGCCATCGAACGCGGCATGGTCCTGTTGCCACGCGACGCCGACCCGGTTCCGGTCAGAGAGTTCGAAGCCGAAGTCATGGTGCTCAACCACCCCACCCGTATTGGCGAGGGCTATGAACCCGTCGTCCACCTCGAGACGATCGGCGAAGCGGCGGCGTTTCACCCCGAAGACGGCCGTCTCTTACCCGGCGATACGGGCGAAACCACCGTCCGATTCAAATTCCGCCCCTACCTCGTCGAGGAGGGCCAGAAGTTCGTCTTCCGCGAGGGCCGCAGCAAGGGCGTCGGCACGGTAACCGACGTCCACCCAATGCACTGA
- a CDS encoding heavy-metal-associated domain-containing protein: protein MERTTLEVAGMACDGCEATVTDALEALDGVSSASADHEADEVHIEHDAAAVDEAALAVAISDAGYETAI from the coding sequence ATGGAACGAACGACACTCGAGGTAGCTGGAATGGCCTGTGATGGCTGTGAAGCGACCGTGACGGACGCACTCGAGGCGCTCGATGGCGTCTCGTCGGCGAGCGCCGACCACGAAGCCGACGAAGTTCACATCGAACACGACGCCGCGGCGGTCGACGAGGCGGCACTCGCTGTGGCAATCAGCGATGCGGGCTACGAGACCGCGATCTGA
- a CDS encoding DASH family cryptochrome, giving the protein MNTAVLWFRDDLRLTDNPTLTAALEAVDEVVPVYVVDPQRRRTSRYGPRKLGAHRARFRLESVRDLRESIRTRGGDLLVREGRPAAVVSELAERVDADAVYAQTKPATEERADTEAVRAALPDGTTFHGHWTHTLYHPDDLPTPVGGIDDTFTPWRHEVEDDASVRDPLEPPESIRTPELESGDVPTLADLGLEEPPSDDRAVLAFEGGETAGKRRVERYLWDRDRLKTYKQTRNGLLGADYSSKFSPWLAAGCLSPRWINREVARYERERVANEDTYWLVFELLWRDFFQFQFAKYGGAFFTETGIRDVEKRWRRDRERFRRWADGETGVPFVDANMRELERTGYLSNRGRQNVASFLVDALEVDWRWGAAHFERHLVDYDVASNWGNWAYQAGVGNDSRDGYFDVLWQADRYDPDAEYVTTWLPELEGLPSEYAHWPWRLDDDESRGYGVEPGVDYPRPMIDVEDRFRELDNR; this is encoded by the coding sequence ATGAACACTGCCGTCCTCTGGTTTCGCGATGATCTCCGACTGACCGACAACCCGACGCTCACGGCCGCACTCGAGGCCGTCGACGAGGTCGTCCCGGTGTACGTGGTCGATCCGCAGCGTCGTCGGACGAGTCGCTATGGACCCCGAAAGCTCGGCGCTCATCGGGCGCGATTCCGACTCGAGTCCGTCCGTGACCTGCGTGAGTCGATCCGTACCCGTGGCGGGGACTTGCTCGTCCGTGAAGGGCGACCGGCAGCGGTCGTCTCCGAGTTAGCCGAGCGGGTGGACGCGGATGCCGTCTACGCCCAGACGAAGCCAGCGACCGAAGAACGGGCCGACACCGAAGCCGTTCGGGCGGCGCTACCCGACGGGACTACGTTTCACGGCCACTGGACCCACACGCTGTATCACCCTGACGACCTTCCGACCCCGGTCGGAGGCATCGACGACACCTTCACGCCCTGGCGACACGAGGTCGAAGACGACGCTTCCGTCCGTGACCCACTCGAGCCACCGGAGTCGATTCGGACGCCCGAACTCGAGTCCGGTGACGTGCCGACGCTTGCCGACCTCGGACTCGAGGAGCCGCCCAGCGACGACCGGGCCGTTCTGGCGTTCGAGGGCGGTGAAACGGCGGGCAAACGACGAGTTGAGCGATACCTCTGGGATCGAGACCGGCTGAAAACGTACAAACAGACCCGAAACGGGCTTCTCGGAGCCGATTACTCCTCGAAGTTCTCGCCGTGGCTGGCTGCGGGCTGTCTCTCGCCCCGCTGGATCAATCGAGAGGTGGCCCGCTACGAGCGCGAGCGCGTCGCCAACGAGGACACATACTGGCTCGTCTTCGAGTTGCTGTGGCGTGATTTCTTCCAGTTTCAGTTCGCGAAATACGGCGGCGCGTTCTTCACCGAAACCGGCATCCGAGACGTCGAGAAACGCTGGCGACGCGACCGCGAGCGGTTTCGCCGATGGGCCGACGGCGAGACCGGCGTCCCCTTCGTCGACGCGAACATGCGCGAACTCGAGCGCACCGGCTACCTCTCGAATCGTGGCCGACAGAACGTCGCCTCGTTTCTGGTCGACGCCCTCGAAGTGGACTGGCGATGGGGTGCAGCGCATTTCGAGCGCCATCTCGTCGACTACGACGTCGCATCGAACTGGGGCAACTGGGCCTATCAGGCTGGCGTCGGCAACGACTCGCGCGACGGCTACTTCGACGTCCTCTGGCAGGCCGACCGCTACGACCCCGATGCCGAGTACGTGACGACGTGGCTCCCAGAACTCGAGGGGCTCCCGTCCGAGTACGCCCACTGGCCGTGGCGACTCGACGACGACGAGTCACGGGGGTATGGAGTCGAACCCGGCGTCGACTACCCGCGACCGATGATCGACGTCGAGGATCGGTTCAGGGAACTCGATAACAGATAG